In Candidatus Falkowbacteria bacterium, a genomic segment contains:
- the rplT gene encoding 50S ribosomal protein L20 gives MPRVKRGTTHVKKRRKLLKKTKGYRWGRKKLIKAAKTAVLKAGVHAYTDRKTKKRTRRALWQIKISAFVKERGLSYSKFIGLLKAGKVEIDRKILADLAENHPKALDAILEKVNKK, from the coding sequence ATGCCACGAGTAAAACGAGGAACTACCCATGTAAAAAAACGACGTAAACTACTTAAGAAAACTAAGGGTTATCGTTGGGGACGAAAAAAATTAATCAAAGCAGCTAAAACTGCAGTCTTGAAGGCTGGAGTCCATGCTTATACAGATCGTAAAACCAAAAAGCGAACTCGCCGTGCTTTGTGGCAAATTAAGATTAGTGCTTTTGTTAAGGAGCGAGGACTTTCATATTCAAAATTTATTGGCTTGTTAAAAGCTGGTAAGGTTGAAATAGATCGAAAAATTTTAGCAGATTTAGCAGAAAATCATCCAAAAGCTCTAGATGCTATTCTGGAAAAGGTGAATAAAAAGTAA
- the secG gene encoding preprotein translocase subunit SecG, which produces MDIRIIQISQIVVAILLIAAILLQNRGTGLSGVFGGGGGVYRTKRGVEKMLFTTTIVLIVLFFGLSLSRLLLR; this is translated from the coding sequence ATGGATATTCGGATCATTCAAATTTCACAAATTGTTGTTGCAATACTTTTGATAGCTGCAATATTATTGCAAAATAGAGGAACAGGTCTTTCCGGTGTCTTTGGTGGCGGTGGTGGAGTGTACCGAACCAAACGTGGTGTTGAAAAAATGTTATTTACTACCACAATTGTTTTAATAGTATTATTTTTTGGTCTTTCTCTTTCCCGATTACTACTAAGATAA
- a CDS encoding HU family DNA-binding protein, whose amino-acid sequence MNKAGLIEKISEETSLTKKQVEDVIENLITTTINELKAGRKVNLVGFGTFEARKRHTRGGVNPQKPNERIQIPEVTVAKFKTGKTLKDALKGK is encoded by the coding sequence ATGAACAAAGCAGGCTTAATTGAAAAGATTTCTGAAGAGACATCATTAACCAAAAAGCAGGTTGAAGATGTTATTGAAAATCTTATCACTACAACAATTAATGAGTTAAAGGCAGGTCGCAAAGTTAACCTTGTTGGCTTTGGAACTTTTGAGGCTCGAAAGCGACACACACGTGGTGGCGTAAATCCCCAAAAACCAAATGAACGGATTCAGATTCCAGAAGTAACAGTGGCAAAGTTTAAGACAGGAAAGACTTTAAAGGACGCTTTAAAAGGAAAATAA
- a CDS encoding NYN domain-containing protein, which produces MKNYAFIDAQNLYYGMKSLGWKLDYKRFRVYLKEKYKVEVAYLFMGEIPEYFFIYSQMRKAGFVICFKEVIRSKQGEVKGNIDAELVLQAMIDYFKYQKAIIISSDGDFSCLVKYLYGQNKLEVVMSPYVGDCSILLRKATKGKIVFLQKLKEKIEYIKIGKNEKAPQ; this is translated from the coding sequence ATGAAAAATTATGCTTTTATTGATGCCCAAAACTTGTATTATGGAATGAAAAGTTTAGGCTGGAAATTAGATTATAAGAGGTTTAGAGTATATTTGAAAGAAAAGTATAAAGTGGAAGTGGCTTATTTGTTTATGGGGGAAATACCGGAATATTTTTTTATATATTCTCAAATGAGAAAGGCGGGTTTTGTAATTTGTTTTAAAGAAGTTATTAGAAGTAAGCAAGGCGAAGTAAAAGGGAATATTGATGCGGAGTTAGTACTACAAGCTATGATAGATTATTTCAAGTATCAAAAAGCAATTATTATTTCGAGCGACGGTGATTTTAGTTGTTTAGTAAAGTATTTATATGGTCAAAATAAACTTGAGGTAGTAATGAGTCCTTATGTTGGCGACTGTTCAATACTATTAAGAAAAGCAACAAAAGGGAAAATAGTTTTTTTGCAAAAACTAAAAGAAAAAATAGAATATATTAAAATTGGTAAAAATGAAAAAGCACCGCAGTAG
- the uvrA gene encoding excinuclease ABC subunit UvrA, which translates to MSHNFIKIKGARVHNLKNIDVEIPRDKLVVITGLSGSGKSSLAFDTIYAEGQRRYVESLSAYARQFVGLIDKPDVDLIEGLSPAISIDQKSTSHNPRSTVGTVTEIYDYLRLLYARIGIPHCPNCGEKVKPYSLDEIINQIKDKCANCEVIILAPIIRDKKGEHKSVLPSIQRAGFSRLRFDGIIYTLEEFEDLTVDKQKRHSLEIVIDRVMVTKDKEDISRLTEGVERALDLGEGIVYIYQVKEETEKMYSRLLACPKCGLTIMEPEPHNFSFNSPHGACTDCSGLGTKLEIDPDLVFNEKLTIAQGGVKPWIYNNVNGQMWLMKQLGTAAMKYDFDLNTPIAQLSSKQRNMILVGDKDGVFEGVVPNLMRRYQQTESDYIRKEIESYMRVLECPGCHGQRLKPESLAVKIAGLSIHEATIKSLDDSAIFFKELESSKILGVREKKIAAQILKEINLRLKFLLNVGLNYLTLARAANTLSGGEAQRIRLATQIGSALMGVLYILDEPSIGLHQRDNDKLIETLKELRDLGNTVIVVEHDTATMLASDYIIDIGPGAGEHGGTIVAAGTPAQIMKTSKSLTGQYLNGKKSIPAPNNYRPGNGQFIKIVNATEHNLKNITVDFPLGKLIAVTGVSGSGKSTLITDILAKALTHHFYHAKDLPGKHDRIEGLKQLDKVIDIDQSPIGRTPRSNPATYTGLFTPIRDLFAGLPEAKLRGYQPGRFSFNVVGGRCEACSGDGIIKIEMQFLPDVYVECDVCHGHRYQREVLEIHYKEKNIADVLNMTVEEAMFFFKNLPAIHQKLATLFEVGLGYIKLGQSATTLSGGEAQRIKLATELSRRPTGQTLYILDEPTTGLHFEDIRRLLGILNRLVDRGNTVMIIEHNLDVIRSVDWIIDLGPDGGNKGGEIVATGTPREVAKNKKSYTGHYLSHIM; encoded by the coding sequence ATTTCTCACAATTTTATAAAAATCAAAGGCGCTCGTGTCCATAATTTAAAAAATATTGACGTTGAGATTCCCCGAGATAAATTAGTTGTTATAACAGGACTGTCAGGATCAGGAAAGTCTTCTTTAGCCTTTGATACTATCTATGCTGAAGGACAACGTCGGTATGTTGAATCACTGTCTGCCTACGCTCGTCAATTTGTTGGCTTGATTGATAAGCCTGACGTTGATTTAATTGAAGGTTTATCGCCTGCTATTTCAATAGATCAAAAATCTACCTCTCATAACCCTCGTTCAACAGTTGGTACAGTAACAGAAATATATGACTATTTGCGATTGCTGTATGCACGTATTGGAATTCCGCATTGTCCAAATTGTGGTGAAAAAGTTAAACCATACTCACTTGATGAAATTATTAATCAAATCAAAGATAAGTGTGCAAACTGCGAAGTAATTATTTTAGCGCCAATTATACGTGATAAAAAAGGAGAGCATAAAAGTGTTTTACCAAGTATTCAACGAGCCGGTTTTAGTAGATTACGATTTGATGGGATTATTTATACTCTTGAAGAATTTGAAGATTTAACAGTTGATAAACAAAAACGTCATAGCCTTGAGATTGTTATTGATCGAGTAATGGTAACAAAAGACAAAGAAGATATTTCTCGTTTAACTGAAGGAGTTGAAAGAGCCTTGGATTTAGGTGAGGGAATTGTCTATATATATCAAGTTAAAGAAGAAACCGAGAAAATGTATTCTCGTCTTTTAGCTTGTCCAAAATGTGGCTTAACGATTATGGAACCAGAGCCACATAACTTTTCGTTTAATTCACCACACGGAGCTTGTACTGATTGTTCAGGACTAGGAACAAAACTAGAAATTGATCCAGATTTAGTTTTTAATGAAAAACTAACAATTGCTCAAGGCGGTGTTAAGCCTTGGATATATAACAATGTAAATGGACAGATGTGGTTAATGAAACAATTAGGCACAGCTGCCATGAAATATGATTTTGATTTAAATACCCCAATAGCACAATTATCATCAAAACAAAGAAATATGATTTTGGTTGGTGATAAAGATGGTGTCTTTGAAGGCGTTGTCCCAAACTTAATGCGACGGTATCAGCAAACAGAATCAGATTATATTCGTAAAGAGATTGAAAGCTATATGCGTGTGCTTGAATGCCCCGGCTGTCATGGTCAGCGTTTAAAACCAGAAAGTTTGGCAGTGAAAATTGCCGGACTTTCAATTCATGAAGCAACGATTAAATCTTTAGATGATTCAGCAATATTTTTTAAAGAATTAGAATCATCAAAAATACTTGGCGTACGAGAAAAAAAGATTGCTGCTCAAATTTTGAAAGAAATAAATTTACGATTGAAGTTTTTACTTAACGTTGGTTTAAATTATCTAACTTTAGCTCGGGCTGCCAATACATTGTCAGGCGGAGAAGCACAACGTATTCGCTTGGCAACCCAAATTGGTTCGGCTTTGATGGGAGTGTTATATATTTTAGACGAGCCCTCAATTGGTTTACACCAAAGAGATAATGATAAATTAATTGAAACACTAAAAGAACTTCGAGATCTTGGGAATACGGTGATTGTAGTTGAGCATGACACTGCCACTATGCTGGCTTCAGATTATATTATTGATATTGGACCTGGTGCTGGTGAGCATGGAGGAACAATCGTTGCCGCAGGAACACCGGCTCAGATTATGAAAACCTCAAAGTCATTAACAGGGCAGTATTTGAATGGAAAAAAATCAATCCCAGCTCCAAATAACTATCGACCTGGAAATGGACAGTTTATAAAAATTGTAAATGCTACTGAACATAATTTAAAAAATATTACAGTTGATTTCCCGTTAGGTAAATTAATCGCAGTTACCGGTGTATCTGGTTCCGGTAAATCAACCCTAATTACGGATATTTTGGCCAAAGCGTTAACTCATCATTTCTATCATGCCAAAGACTTACCAGGAAAACATGATCGGATTGAAGGTTTAAAGCAGTTGGATAAAGTTATTGATATTGATCAATCACCAATTGGTCGAACACCTCGCTCTAATCCTGCAACCTACACAGGTTTGTTTACACCAATTAGAGATTTGTTCGCTGGACTCCCTGAAGCAAAATTACGAGGCTATCAGCCAGGACGTTTTTCTTTTAACGTGGTTGGTGGACGTTGTGAAGCTTGTTCAGGGGATGGAATTATAAAAATTGAAATGCAATTTTTGCCTGATGTCTATGTTGAATGTGATGTTTGTCATGGACATCGATATCAGCGGGAAGTTTTGGAAATTCATTATAAAGAAAAAAATATAGCTGATGTTTTAAACATGACAGTTGAAGAAGCAATGTTTTTTTTCAAAAATTTGCCGGCCATTCACCAGAAACTTGCAACGTTGTTTGAGGTTGGCCTTGGCTATATTAAACTTGGACAATCAGCAACAACATTGTCTGGCGGTGAAGCCCAACGTATTAAATTAGCAACTGAACTTTCTCGTCGTCCAACTGGTCAAACATTGTATATTCTTGATGAACCAACCACTGGTTTGCACTTTGAAGATATTCGTCGTTTGCTCGGAATTTTGAATCGTTTAGTTGATCGTGGAAATACAGTTATGATTATTGAGCATAACTTAGATGTTATTCGTTCCGTTGATTGGATCATTGATCTTGGACCTGACGGTGGGAATAAAGGTGGTGAAATTGTTGCCACTGGCACACCACGAGAAGTTGCAAAAAATAAAAAAAGTTACACTGGTCACTATTTATCTCACATAATGTAA
- a CDS encoding DedA family protein has translation MEIINLFIHFDTYLTQIINLFGHWVYVILFAIIFAETGLIITPFLPGDSLLFSVGTLSGAGLLNIWLVYFLMLIAAIIGDTVNYWVGHYLGPKVFSKENSRFFNKAYLEKTRDFYTKYGGKAVIIARFMPIVRTFAPFVAGIGKMHYQTFILYNVIGAFLWVTSFTFAGYFFGGLQFVKDNFEFVVLGIILISFIPGIYEFIKSRSLSKKNINIKKHNTSFQDIEKTFKKEHLNE, from the coding sequence ATGGAAATTATAAATTTATTTATTCATTTTGATACATATCTCACCCAAATTATAAATCTTTTTGGTCACTGGGTGTATGTAATACTATTTGCAATAATTTTTGCTGAGACCGGTTTAATTATTACTCCTTTTCTACCTGGCGATTCATTACTCTTTTCCGTTGGCACCTTGTCTGGAGCTGGGCTTCTTAATATTTGGCTAGTCTATTTTTTAATGTTAATTGCAGCTATTATTGGTGACACGGTTAATTATTGGGTGGGGCACTATCTTGGACCAAAAGTATTTTCTAAAGAAAATTCAAGATTTTTTAACAAAGCCTACCTTGAAAAAACCCGAGATTTTTATACAAAATATGGCGGAAAAGCCGTTATTATTGCTCGTTTTATGCCTATTGTTAGAACTTTTGCCCCTTTTGTAGCCGGAATAGGAAAAATGCATTACCAAACATTTATTTTATATAATGTAATTGGCGCTTTTCTTTGGGTAACCTCGTTTACGTTTGCTGGTTATTTTTTTGGTGGACTACAGTTTGTAAAAGATAATTTTGAATTTGTTGTTTTAGGAATTATTCTGATTTCGTTCATTCCCGGAATTTATGAATTTATTAAAAGTAGATCTCTGTCCAAGAAAAATATTAATATAAAAAAACACAATACCTCATTTCAAGATATTGAAAAAACCTTCAAGAAAGAACACCTAAACGAATAG
- a CDS encoding metallophosphoesterase family protein has translation MKIAIMSDLHDNEVYAQAFSVYCQQNKIETILCCGDVTNDDTLIILNSIKIPIYLIRGNADNFDDSIFPALENITYLGRTGEVIINNKKIGLCHEPYFIENLLLKNYYIIFYGHTHKPWIESKNKTHIMNPGTLGGFSSPSTFAVWEMGKPLPELIKTPISA, from the coding sequence ATGAAAATTGCAATAATGTCAGATCTACATGATAACGAAGTGTACGCCCAAGCCTTTTCTGTCTATTGTCAGCAAAACAAAATAGAAACAATTCTTTGTTGTGGAGATGTCACCAATGATGATACATTAATCATCTTAAATTCAATCAAAATACCGATCTATTTAATTAGAGGTAATGCTGATAATTTTGACGATTCAATTTTCCCTGCCTTAGAAAATATTACTTACCTAGGCCGAACCGGAGAAGTTATCATAAATAACAAAAAAATAGGTTTATGTCATGAACCATATTTTATAGAAAATTTATTATTAAAAAATTATTATATAATTTTCTATGGTCATACACATAAACCCTGGATTGAAAGCAAAAACAAAACTCATATTATGAACCCCGGAACACTTGGAGGATTTTCTTCACCATCAACATTTGCTGTTTGGGAGATGGGTAAACCCCTCCCGGAATTAATAAAAACTCCGATATCTGCTTAA
- a CDS encoding type II/IV secretion system protein, which translates to MSDDIQSIEDLIHSGDENATNEDSLEGKFEKKQHEIQEHDVERMTSSKAATMSVPYINLINFPIGHEALGLIKEEEARALGVVCFYFNGQNFKLAALNPLAPDTHKKLRELEAQLFTKNDQIYLVSRQGLDHALTLYKNLPKIQTPTEGVEINEQSLERFKSEINDFRSLATKINEVNISEVIVLLIATALKVNSSDVHIEAEEKGVVIRLRVDGALQSAAVIEKEKWHRIISRLKVLSKVKINIEDKPQEGRFTIFTSKENIAVRASFLPTVFGESVVMRLLHSNTVKLSFDTLGLSSHYLEKLKEEINKPNGLILVTGPTGSGKTTTLYSALNYLNVPGTKIITLEDPIEYQLENINQSQVDESKGYTFSNGLRSVLRQDPYVVMIGEMRDLETAEIGIRAALTGHLVLSTIHTNDAASAIPRLLDLGIKPFLLSPSINAIIGQRLVRKLCPHCKTPQELAPAEIEKIKKILAVISPSSKIDVPQTLPTIYKAVGCDKCSNLGYQGRVGIFEILLMKQNIKELAAINAPAFKILEQAIENGMVTMLQDGILKCLEGITSLEEVYKVAGKMEYVDALYDIVISKTIGRGITLNKDQIALGKEINSNLTADHASMLTSHHTNEILSIVMAGALAAEASDVNIDPTETSVKVRYRIDGLLYDIASLSKEYYIPLLGEIKTSAGFATNLKKATYDGRFAIITDEQKVDCRLSIIIGGYGETVAIRLLSNQAKSLDMKGLGISSTPFNIISNSIKKTKGIIFTTGPTGSGKTTTLYSLLNTLNNPSIKIITIEDPIEYNLEGIVQTQINTEEGYTFASALRSLLRQNPNVIMVGEIRDAETAKVAVEAALTGHLVLSTIHANSAAGAIARFVGLGIEKSLLSSAIECTIGQRLARKLCPSCKKTVAPTKEQLEKINIYLDQLKDKSPFDIPKEMMLYEPVGCQKCGGLGYKGRVGIYEAVAMTGDMQKLIQAESVTEFDIEKLALDQNSILMIHDGIFKALAGETSLEEVFRVAL; encoded by the coding sequence ATGAGCGACGACATCCAATCCATTGAAGATTTAATCCATAGTGGTGATGAGAATGCTACTAATGAAGATAGTCTTGAAGGAAAATTTGAAAAAAAACAACACGAAATTCAAGAACACGATGTTGAACGAATGACAAGTTCGAAGGCTGCCACTATGAGCGTGCCTTATATTAATTTAATTAATTTTCCAATAGGACACGAGGCCCTTGGATTAATTAAAGAAGAGGAGGCTCGAGCTCTGGGTGTTGTTTGTTTTTATTTTAATGGGCAGAATTTTAAACTGGCAGCCCTAAACCCTTTGGCACCAGATACCCACAAAAAACTTAGGGAGCTTGAAGCGCAACTTTTTACAAAAAATGACCAAATCTATTTGGTCTCAAGACAAGGACTAGATCATGCTTTGACACTGTATAAAAATCTACCAAAAATTCAAACCCCAACCGAAGGAGTTGAAATTAATGAACAGAGCCTAGAACGATTCAAATCCGAGATAAATGATTTCAGAAGCTTGGCAACTAAAATAAACGAAGTAAATATTAGTGAGGTAATTGTTTTACTTATTGCCACTGCTCTTAAAGTAAATTCCAGCGATGTCCACATTGAAGCTGAGGAAAAAGGCGTGGTTATACGACTTCGTGTTGATGGAGCCCTACAATCTGCGGCAGTTATTGAAAAAGAGAAATGGCATCGTATTATTTCACGTCTCAAAGTTTTATCTAAAGTAAAAATTAATATTGAAGATAAGCCTCAAGAAGGACGATTCACCATTTTTACCTCAAAAGAAAATATTGCGGTTCGAGCTTCTTTTCTGCCAACGGTTTTTGGTGAAAGCGTTGTAATGCGTTTACTTCATTCTAATACCGTAAAATTATCATTTGATACCTTGGGCCTATCATCTCATTATCTGGAAAAGCTCAAAGAAGAAATTAATAAACCCAATGGCTTGATCTTAGTAACTGGTCCAACTGGTTCTGGAAAAACCACCACCTTATATTCGGCTCTTAATTATCTAAATGTTCCTGGAACCAAAATTATTACGCTTGAAGATCCAATTGAATATCAACTTGAAAATATTAATCAAAGTCAAGTTGATGAAAGTAAGGGATATACTTTTTCTAATGGTTTGCGTTCAGTGCTTAGACAAGATCCTTATGTCGTTATGATTGGTGAAATGCGCGACCTAGAAACAGCCGAAATTGGTATCCGAGCAGCCTTAACCGGCCACTTAGTATTATCCACCATTCACACCAACGATGCAGCCAGTGCCATACCTCGTTTACTAGATTTAGGCATTAAACCTTTTCTATTAAGTCCTTCAATCAATGCTATTATTGGACAACGTTTAGTCAGAAAACTCTGTCCACATTGCAAAACTCCTCAAGAATTAGCTCCAGCTGAGATTGAAAAAATAAAAAAGATTTTAGCCGTAATTAGCCCTTCATCAAAGATTGATGTTCCGCAAACTCTTCCAACCATCTACAAAGCAGTTGGCTGTGATAAATGTAGTAATCTTGGTTATCAAGGACGTGTTGGTATTTTTGAAATTCTTTTAATGAAGCAAAACATCAAAGAGTTGGCAGCAATTAATGCTCCGGCGTTTAAAATTCTGGAACAAGCAATTGAAAATGGCATGGTAACAATGTTACAAGATGGTATTTTAAAATGCCTAGAAGGCATTACCAGTCTTGAAGAAGTTTATAAAGTAGCCGGGAAAATGGAATATGTTGACGCTTTATATGATATTGTTATTTCCAAAACTATTGGCCGTGGTATTACCCTGAATAAAGATCAAATTGCTCTTGGCAAAGAAATTAATAGCAACCTAACAGCTGATCATGCTTCAATGTTAACCTCCCACCATACAAATGAAATTCTTTCAATTGTCATGGCTGGAGCCTTGGCCGCTGAAGCCAGCGACGTTAATATTGATCCAACAGAAACAAGTGTTAAAGTTCGGTACCGTATTGATGGTTTATTATATGACATTGCTTCTTTAAGCAAAGAGTATTATATTCCTTTGCTTGGAGAAATAAAAACCTCGGCTGGCTTTGCTACAAATTTAAAAAAGGCTACCTACGATGGTCGATTTGCGATAATTACTGATGAACAAAAAGTTGATTGTCGGCTATCAATTATTATTGGCGGGTATGGTGAAACAGTCGCCATTAGATTGCTATCAAACCAAGCCAAGAGTCTTGATATGAAAGGCCTTGGTATTAGCTCAACCCCTTTTAATATTATTTCTAATTCAATAAAAAAGACCAAAGGAATTATTTTCACAACAGGCCCCACTGGTTCTGGGAAAACCACAACTCTCTATAGTTTATTAAATACTCTTAATAATCCAAGCATTAAAATTATTACCATTGAAGACCCGATTGAATATAATCTTGAAGGCATTGTCCAAACCCAAATTAATACTGAAGAAGGCTATACCTTTGCTTCCGCTCTGCGTTCATTACTTAGACAAAATCCTAACGTAATTATGGTAGGAGAAATTAGAGATGCCGAAACGGCTAAAGTCGCTGTTGAAGCTGCTTTAACTGGTCACTTAGTTTTATCTACTATTCATGCTAATAGTGCTGCCGGAGCCATTGCTCGCTTTGTCGGTTTAGGTATTGAAAAGTCATTACTATCCAGTGCCATTGAATGTACCATTGGCCAGCGCTTAGCTCGCAAACTTTGTCCAAGTTGCAAAAAAACCGTGGCTCCGACTAAAGAACAATTAGAAAAAATAAATATCTATCTTGATCAATTAAAGGATAAATCACCTTTTGATATACCAAAAGAAATGATGCTCTATGAACCAGTTGGCTGTCAAAAATGTGGTGGGCTTGGCTATAAAGGACGAGTAGGAATTTATGAAGCTGTGGCAATGACCGGTGATATGCAAAAATTAATTCAAGCTGAATCTGTTACAGAGTTTGATATTGAAAAACTTGCTCTTGATCAAAATTCTATTTTAATGATCCATGATGGTATTTTTAAAGCCTTGGCTGGCGAAACATCTTTGGAAGAAGTTTTTCGTGTAGCACTATAG
- a CDS encoding Hsp20/alpha crystallin family protein — MKKFFKLIGRNNNQPTSLVLQPTVEPDYEWPLMNEEEGQLAVDIYQTDDFLVVKSTIAGATADDIEVALNEGLLTIKGRRELSEIVPADAYLYRECYWGRFSRSIVLPIEVKSDKVNATLVNGVLTISLPKARRSKQTTIKIKENQEKDYDD, encoded by the coding sequence ATGAAGAAATTTTTTAAATTAATTGGACGAAATAATAATCAACCTACCTCTTTAGTGTTGCAGCCCACGGTCGAGCCAGATTATGAATGGCCCTTAATGAATGAAGAGGAAGGTCAGTTGGCCGTAGATATCTATCAAACTGACGATTTTTTGGTTGTGAAATCAACTATTGCAGGGGCAACGGCTGATGATATTGAAGTAGCCCTTAACGAAGGATTGCTCACAATTAAAGGCCGTCGTGAATTATCAGAAATTGTCCCGGCAGATGCCTATTTATACCGTGAATGCTATTGGGGTAGATTTTCCAGATCAATAGTCTTGCCAATTGAGGTTAAAAGCGATAAGGTAAACGCCACTCTTGTTAATGGGGTCTTAACTATTAGTTTGCCCAAGGCACGAAGATCCAAACAGACAACGATTAAAATTAAAGAAAATCAAGAAAAAGATTATGACGATTGA
- a CDS encoding VanW family protein: MKRLSKLPDWVLITAASITAVIFVVMASYFFFQQRYKNKIYPGVQVAGISIGGLDYSAAQRIIEEKINLFDQGVVVQFQDRSTSIAPQTLALSPESIDPVIFDSPSTLKNAISIGRFESSLDNFFEQISALFGNYSLRLVVTIDRIQLTEKMKISFSDLEKPAENAQLIISDKSNMSIKPGQDGLAFNYDATVSRLIDQFQSGNTNALPLIVEKTNPEIPIASIEDVREEALRLTNLPLLVLKYNDEKWNIKTATLTSWIGLVLKDNKVIAGLDRKKIEEYLTTEISPDVTVEAMAPRLQIDNGRVTVWQSGRDGVELNQEATAKAIADWSEQTTDEISLVTEVTVNSAVDKNAEDLGLKEIIGTGISHFAGSPKNRRHNIKVGADSLNGLLIKPGEEFSLLKALGEIDGKHGYLPELVIKENKTIPEFGGGLCQVGTTIFRATFNSGLPVTQRRNHSYRVVYYEPAGTDATIYDPAPDYRFVNDTSHHILIQTRIEGDDLIFDLWGTKDGRIVEATKPVIYNIVQPGPTKIIETKDLPEGEKKCTEKAHAGADAYFDYSVTYSDGETKKTRFSSHYVPWQAVCLVGAKKTTPQSELPPTPTSIITPSISPGT, encoded by the coding sequence ATGAAGAGGCTGTCTAAGTTGCCTGACTGGGTATTAATTACGGCCGCTAGTATAACGGCGGTAATTTTTGTTGTAATGGCAAGTTATTTTTTCTTTCAGCAGCGATATAAAAATAAAATATATCCTGGTGTTCAGGTTGCCGGTATTTCTATTGGTGGCCTTGACTATAGTGCTGCTCAAAGAATTATTGAGGAAAAAATTAATCTGTTTGATCAGGGAGTTGTGGTTCAGTTTCAAGACAGATCAACGTCTATTGCCCCGCAAACTCTTGCCCTTAGTCCGGAGTCAATTGACCCAGTTATATTTGATTCCCCTTCAACCTTAAAAAATGCAATCAGTATTGGAAGATTTGAGTCTTCTTTAGATAATTTTTTTGAGCAGATATCGGCTCTCTTTGGTAATTATTCATTACGCTTAGTGGTAACTATTGATCGCATACAGTTAACTGAAAAAATGAAAATTAGTTTTTCTGATTTAGAAAAACCGGCCGAGAATGCTCAGTTGATAATTAGTGATAAAAGTAATATGAGCATTAAACCTGGTCAAGATGGTTTAGCTTTTAATTATGATGCCACTGTTAGTAGGCTTATCGATCAGTTTCAATCTGGCAATACTAATGCCTTACCCCTTATTGTTGAAAAAACAAATCCGGAAATACCTATTGCTTCTATTGAAGATGTTCGTGAAGAGGCTTTACGTCTAACAAATCTTCCATTATTAGTGTTGAAATATAATGATGAAAAATGGAATATTAAGACAGCTACGTTAACTTCATGGATTGGTTTAGTTTTGAAAGATAATAAAGTCATTGCTGGTCTTGATAGAAAAAAAATTGAAGAATACTTAACTACTGAAATTAGTCCTGATGTAACCGTTGAAGCAATGGCTCCACGTTTACAAATTGATAATGGTCGAGTGACAGTTTGGCAATCTGGGCGGGATGGTGTTGAGCTTAATCAAGAAGCGACCGCAAAGGCCATTGCTGATTGGTCAGAACAAACGACCGATGAAATTTCTTTGGTGACAGAAGTAACAGTAAATTCAGCTGTCGATAAAAATGCTGAAGATCTTGGTTTAAAAGAAATTATCGGTACCGGCATTTCTCATTTTGCTGGTTCACCAAAAAATCGTCGTCATAATATTAAAGTTGGTGCTGATTCTTTAAACGGCTTATTAATCAAACCCGGCGAAGAATTTTCGTTATTAAAAGCTCTGGGTGAGATTGATGGTAAACATGGTTATTTGCCAGAATTAGTAATTAAAGAAAATAAAACCATTCCTGAGTTTGGCGGTGGTTTGTGTCAGGTTGGTACAACAATTTTTCGAGCAACTTTTAATTCAGGTTTGCCAGTGACCCAGCGTCGTAATCACTCATATCGAGTGGTGTATTATGAACCAGCTGGAACTGATGCAACTATTTATGATCCAGCACCAGATTATCGTTTTGTTAATGATACCAGCCACCATATTTTAATTCAGACACGCATAGAAGGAGATGATTTAATTTTTGATTTATGGGGAACAAAAGATGGTCGAATTGTTGAAGCCACAAAACCAGTTATATATAATATTGTCCAACCTGGACCAACAAAAATTATTGAAACAAAAGATCTTCCTGAAGGTGAAAAGAAATGTACTGAAAAAGCTCATGCTGGTGCTGATGCCTATTTTGATTATTCAGTAACCTATTCAGATGGAGAAACAAAGAAAACTCGTTTTTCTTCACACTATGTTCCTTGGCAAGCGGTTTGTTTAGTCGGTGCTAAAAAAACAACACCACAATCTGAACTTCCTCCAACTCCAACTTCAATTATTACTCCAAGTATTTCACCTGGTACGTAA